One region of Primulina tabacum isolate GXHZ01 chromosome 1, ASM2559414v2, whole genome shotgun sequence genomic DNA includes:
- the LOC142553087 gene encoding uncharacterized protein LOC142553087: METQILEINLISAQGLKPPSTNLRRLQTYAVAWVNPAAKLKTRIDSLGGENPTWNDKFLFRVSDEFISGDTSAVSVEIFGVGYIKDFLIGTVRFLLSTCLKKMDPIRRSGGGTPSFTAVQIRRPSGRFQGVLNIAAAVYDSSECGVLDKVSAVSFRELMEKKESESRRRRRLSRAGSKQSSGGESCDFSDSSDSTASTTLKDWNCVQERAGKEKGNQSNGGGLLCGLVMQSKIPFCPSDRDLELWADSFEENG; the protein is encoded by the coding sequence ATGGAGACGCAGATTCTGGAGATTAACTTGATCTCAGCCCAGGGACTGAAGCCGCCTTCAACTAACTTGCGCCGCTTGCAGACCTACGCCGTCGCCTGGGTTAACCCCGCCGCCAAGCTGAAGACCCGGATCGACTCCCTTGGTGGTGAAAACCCTACCTGGAACGACAAATTCCTATTTCGCGTCTCTGATGAATTTATTTCTGGCGATACGTCCGCCGTTTCTGTTGAGATCTTCGGTGTCGGGTATATTAAAGATTTCCTCATTGGAACGGTCAGATTTCTGCTTAGCACGTGTCTTAAGAAAATGGATCCCATCAGGCGCAGTGGCGGAGGAACCCCTTCATTCACCGCGGTTCAGATCCGCCGGCCGTCGGGTAGATTCCAAGGAGTTCTCAATATTGCAGCCGCGGTTTACGATTCGTCCGAATGTGGAGTTCTGGATAAGGTTTCGGCGGTAAGTTTCCGTGAACTGATGGAGAAGAAGGAGAGCGAGTCCCGGCGACGGCGAAGGCTGAGCCGCGCCGGGTCGAAGCAGAGCTCCGGTGGTGAGTCTTGCGACTTCTCGGACAGCTCCGACTCGACGGCTTCAACGACCTTGAAGGATTGGAATTGCGTCCAGGAAAGGGCGGGAAAGGAGAAAGGGAACCAATCCAACGGTGGGGGATTGCTTTGCGGTTTGGTGATGCAAAGTAAGATTCCTTTCTGTCCGTCGGATAGGGATCTTGAGTTATGGGCAGATTCTTTCGAAGAGAATGGCTGA
- the LOC142553077 gene encoding protein ABIL1-like, with protein sequence MEVEKARMGNQPKTFDEVSMERSKSFVTALQELKNLRPQLHSAAEYCEKSYLHSEQKQMVLDNLKDYAVRALVNAIDHLGTVAYKLSDVLEQQTLEISSMDLKVTCLNQQLLTCQTFTDEEGLRQQQLLAIIPRHHKHYILPNSVNKKVHFSPQIQTDPRQPMQARGLLYPSVASAATTLSWHLASETISTLKGFPRGIMSTEDSKTSGKTSRAINLSDTNDKAWMKSMSASTVAMQTLGVTRRESLEGSKPIPPFRSFDIPRENVRPRPPGRSKSVLSAFFSKPKTHQKLKTNALFLG encoded by the exons ATGGAGGTGGAGAAAGCTAGGATGGGGAATCAACCGAAGACGTTTGATGAGGTGTCGATGGAGAGAAGCAAGAGTTTTGTGACGGCATTACAG GAACTCAAGAACCTTCGGCCTCAACTGCATTCTGCAGCAGAGTATTGCGAGAAATCGTATCTCCATAGTGAACAGAAGCAAAT GGTGCTGGATAATTTGAAGGACTATGCTGTAAGAGCTCTTGTCAATGCTATTGACCACCTTGGTACTGTTGCCTACAAGTTAAGTGATGTTTTGGAGCAACAGACATTGGAGATCTCATCAATGGATCTGAAAGTCACATGCCTAAATCAG CAACTTCTAACATGCCAAACATTCACGGATGAAGAAGGTCTTAGGCAGCAGCAATTATTAGCTATCATTCCAAGGCATCACAAACATTACATTTTGCCAA ACTCTGTCAACAAGAAGGTGCACTTCAGCCCACAGATACAGACAGATCCTAGGCAACCTATGCAAGCAAGAGGTCTCCTTTATCCTTCAG TTGCTTCTGCTGCAACTACTCTCTCTTGGCATTTAGCATCAGAAACCATATCAACCTTGAAAGGCTTTCCACGTGGTATCATGAG CACCGAGGACTCGAAAACGAGTGGAAAAACATCTAGAGCAATCAACTTATCTG ATACGAATGACAAAGCTTGGATGAAATCCATGTCCGCTTCTACCGTGGCTATGCAAACACTGGGGGTTACACGACGG GAGTCTTTGGAGGGCTCCAAACCTATACCTCCGTTTAGATCCTTCGACATTCCAAGGGAGAATGTTCGCCCACGTCCACCTGGTCGTAGCAAGAGCGTACTTTCAGCTTTCTTTTCGAAGCCAAAGACCCATCAAAAGTTGAAGACAAATGCATTATTTCTAGGATAG